One segment of Planctomycetaceae bacterium DNA contains the following:
- a CDS encoding HDOD domain-containing protein: MNRISLERVLSSDQLPTLPEVAVRVIQIAKQSEPDMQELIDTIRADGAIAGRILKFANSALFGVRRKPSSIEAAVPLLGTTMVQTLVLGFSLAQLESQTDDLRPWFQKIWRESLLQASTAETLAERIPTLDAPTWFLAGLLQDIGRLALLATCGQSYVDSVLDVRDDRTTFQREQEALGYTHVDVSVGLCRKWSLDPTIVESIAVHHRSIEDVLPNTEHSRSSLAAALIASRCCSDYMEEVVRNVKCARQGLEKLLILDFGLRPDEVFRLLADVDCRVSELASGFSIDVGRVPSREAILARAQAALVEIAMRSHLSRVTSGRMTEVREALVSETSDDDEQDVDYSQWLDESTGTYSPDYLQKALPAELSRNHADNTSTGFLCVTLPNTVDHRSELLCDVAETIRENVRPADSIVRNSPGQLLVLLTGLNIDVLSKIAERIHSELHGRSIGGLPKGDADVRIAGLLHIPSGRKPIDAKLVRRQLEEPQASAKSDTAGTVSMKLMHGCKVREVTVAASPSNV; the protein is encoded by the coding sequence ATGAACCGAATCTCGCTCGAACGCGTGCTGTCATCCGACCAGTTGCCCACGCTTCCGGAAGTCGCCGTCCGAGTCATTCAGATTGCGAAGCAGTCGGAACCGGACATGCAGGAACTGATCGACACGATTCGTGCCGATGGTGCCATCGCCGGGCGGATTCTGAAGTTTGCCAACTCCGCTCTGTTTGGCGTTCGCCGAAAGCCGTCGTCGATTGAGGCCGCTGTTCCGCTGCTGGGAACGACCATGGTCCAGACGCTGGTGCTGGGATTCTCACTGGCGCAACTGGAAAGTCAGACCGACGATCTTCGCCCGTGGTTTCAGAAAATCTGGCGCGAATCGCTGCTGCAGGCATCCACGGCGGAGACTCTGGCGGAACGCATTCCAACGCTGGACGCGCCCACATGGTTCCTGGCGGGGCTGTTGCAGGATATTGGCCGTCTGGCGCTGCTGGCGACGTGCGGACAGAGCTACGTCGACAGCGTTCTGGACGTTCGCGATGACCGGACAACCTTCCAGCGCGAACAGGAAGCTTTGGGATACACGCACGTTGATGTCAGCGTTGGCCTGTGCCGAAAATGGAGTCTGGACCCGACAATTGTCGAATCGATCGCCGTGCATCATCGTTCCATCGAAGACGTGCTGCCAAACACAGAACACTCCCGGTCGTCGCTGGCCGCGGCGCTGATCGCGTCCCGCTGCTGTTCCGACTACATGGAAGAAGTCGTCCGCAATGTGAAGTGTGCCCGGCAGGGTCTGGAAAAGCTGCTGATTCTGGACTTTGGTCTGAGGCCGGACGAAGTGTTTCGTCTGCTGGCCGACGTCGACTGCCGAGTCAGCGAACTGGCCAGCGGATTCAGCATCGACGTTGGCCGCGTTCCGAGTCGCGAAGCCATCCTTGCCCGCGCGCAGGCGGCACTGGTGGAAATCGCCATGCGAAGTCACCTGTCCCGCGTCACGTCAGGCCGAATGACAGAAGTCCGCGAAGCACTCGTCAGCGAAACCAGTGACGACGACGAACAGGACGTCGACTACAGCCAGTGGCTTGACGAATCGACGGGAACGTACAGCCCGGACTATCTGCAAAAGGCATTGCCGGCGGAACTGAGCAGGAATCACGCTGACAACACGTCCACCGGTTTCCTGTGCGTGACGCTGCCAAATACTGTGGATCATCGAAGCGAGCTGCTTTGCGATGTCGCGGAAACAATTCGCGAAAACGTCCGGCCGGCCGATTCCATCGTACGGAACTCTCCCGGTCAGTTGCTGGTCCTGCTGACCGGTCTGAATATCGACGTGCTTTCGAAGATCGCCGAACGGATCCACAGCGAACTGCATGGCCGCTCCATCGGTGGTCTGCCGAAGGGTGACGCTGACGTTCGGATCGCCGGGCTCCTGCATATTCCGTCAGGCCGCAAACCGATCGATGCAAAGCTGGTGCGCAGACAGCTAGAGGAACCGCAGGCATCAGCAAAATCCGACACCGCCGGGACAGTCTCCATGAAGCTGATGCACGGATGCAAGGTCCGCGAGGTCACGGTTGCCGCTTCGCCATCGAACGTTTGA
- a CDS encoding VWA domain-containing protein, producing the protein MNVKPTALQADTTAWKSLLPSSLGSLVLHVLVLLLAGWSLRGCQQGQPADAGGEQFRDIGLTAINDSSDAVSDRPADQPQDADVIQPASQRPPQDVVPQEAPTVAELLGKTDLQSTNSSTAAMLNEVPAVIGPGAPLAGLSGTQGGVPELIQPSGTSGRGASGSPTPGPGETSFMEIADSGQRFVYVIDISGSMSQEQRLRLAKAQLQASLRQLQPHQRFQVIFYDDGPPQLINLRNRPQKDWYPADTIHVDLACAAISSQEATAGTEHKPAILAALRLDPEVVYFLTDGTEPRLAPADLRDIRNANRSGARIHVVEFGIGSPETRDLTWLQQLAMQSGGKYRHWSGR; encoded by the coding sequence GTGAACGTCAAGCCAACAGCACTGCAGGCTGACACAACCGCATGGAAGTCGCTGCTTCCCAGCAGCCTGGGATCGCTGGTTCTGCATGTGCTGGTGCTGTTACTCGCTGGCTGGTCGCTGCGAGGCTGTCAGCAGGGACAACCCGCCGATGCCGGTGGCGAGCAGTTCCGAGATATCGGATTGACCGCCATCAACGACTCATCAGACGCCGTGTCTGACCGGCCGGCCGACCAGCCCCAGGACGCCGACGTCATTCAACCCGCTTCGCAGCGCCCGCCGCAGGATGTCGTGCCGCAGGAAGCACCAACCGTCGCCGAACTACTGGGGAAAACAGATCTGCAGTCGACGAATTCGTCCACGGCAGCAATGCTCAACGAAGTACCCGCCGTCATTGGTCCCGGAGCACCACTGGCTGGACTCAGCGGCACCCAGGGCGGCGTTCCGGAGTTGATTCAGCCGTCGGGAACATCCGGGCGCGGAGCATCCGGGTCACCGACTCCCGGCCCCGGCGAAACATCCTTCATGGAGATCGCTGACTCCGGGCAGAGATTTGTGTATGTCATCGATATCTCGGGCAGTATGAGTCAGGAGCAACGCCTCCGGCTGGCGAAGGCTCAGTTGCAGGCAAGCCTGCGTCAGCTTCAGCCCCATCAGCGGTTCCAGGTCATCTTCTACGACGACGGGCCTCCGCAGCTCATCAATCTTCGCAACCGCCCTCAGAAAGACTGGTACCCGGCTGACACGATCCACGTGGATCTGGCCTGCGCGGCAATCAGCAGCCAGGAAGCGACAGCCGGCACGGAACACAAGCCGGCCATCCTTGCCGCACTGCGTCTGGATCCGGAAGTGGTCTATTTCCTCACCGACGGCACAGAACCCCGCCTGGCTCCCGCCGATCTTCGCGATATCCGAAACGCGAACCGCAGCGGCGCGAGGATTCATGTCGTCGAATTCGGCATCGGTTCGCCGGAAACGCGCGACCTGACATGGCTGCAGCAACTGGCAATGCAATCCGGGGGAAAATACCGGCACTGGTCTGGCCGATAA
- a CDS encoding SMI1/KNR4 family protein, translating to MAATISDSWTRIAAWLRANAPDDFAFLQGPASPEEIDAVAAQFGIEIPDDFRQLYELMNGTDPNGESAGLFPSVDEWDDMAFGPLALDQIVYDWQLQKELVECGDFADREPESCDSGIANEWWNVGWIPFASNGGGDYYCIDMAPTADGTKGQVITHSHESGEHKVLAPSLSAYLGELADGLEAGQFEYTDYGMQRIETED from the coding sequence ATGGCCGCAACGATCAGTGACTCATGGACTCGCATCGCAGCGTGGTTGCGGGCAAACGCTCCCGATGACTTTGCGTTCCTTCAGGGACCGGCATCTCCGGAAGAGATTGACGCAGTGGCCGCGCAATTCGGAATTGAGATTCCTGACGATTTCAGGCAACTGTATGAACTCATGAATGGTACAGATCCCAATGGCGAATCGGCTGGGCTTTTTCCGTCTGTCGACGAATGGGATGACATGGCATTTGGACCATTGGCTCTGGACCAGATCGTTTACGACTGGCAATTGCAGAAAGAGCTGGTCGAATGCGGAGACTTCGCTGATCGTGAACCGGAATCATGCGATTCCGGCATCGCAAACGAATGGTGGAATGTTGGCTGGATCCCATTCGCTTCGAATGGTGGCGGCGACTACTACTGCATCGACATGGCTCCGACCGCCGACGGAACGAAAGGCCAGGTCATCACGCACTCACATGAATCCGGCGAGCACAAAGTACTTGCGCCGTCACTTTCTGCCTATCTCGGCGAATTGGCGGATGGCCTGGAGGCGGGGCAGTTCGAGTACACGGACTACGGTATGCAGCGGATCGAAACCGAAGATTGA